The Oncorhynchus tshawytscha isolate Ot180627B linkage group LG16, Otsh_v2.0, whole genome shotgun sequence nucleotide sequence TAAATTTACATTTTGATTCTGGTTTTGTTACTAAACATACATTACAATATATTACTGTTGTATATTTAACTAATATAGATTTTCTTTCTCACAATTCTGTATTTAAACAAGCAACAATGAATCTGAGCTGTAGAATTAAGGCTTCTAGACACATAGCGGCTAGTAACCTTATGGTTTGGGTTACAGTCTCCTTGCATAGGGCCAATATCTCAAGCCCAGATTGTCAAAAAGTTATACAAATATGCATACAAGCAGAACACCAATAGAGTAATTTTAGGGCTAAACCCTGAACTGAGTGGCTCATAGGTGGCGCTATAATAAGCACTTAAATTCAAAAGCTCAGCCCAGCCACATCATTTGACACATAGCAACTCAAGTCTATACTGTGTTTGTAAAAAGCTAAGAATTTTGTCAAAAGATGAGAAAAAATGTCAATTTTGTAAAAACGAAAGTAAATGTTCCCACCCCACCCCAAACCTAACTAAACCCAAACTACTCACCTTCTTGTTATCCATCCAATTGATACTGACTGTGGGGCTTAATGGCACTGCAAGTTAGGTTTATtctgaaacatgttgatattttcaaaaacatggaaacaggatgcaattgtggggtggcaggtagcctggcgggtaggagcgttgggccagtaaccgaaaggtttctagattgaatcccagagttgacaaggtaaaaaatctgtcattttgcccctgaGCAAGGGAGTAAACCAACTGTTCCCCATTGCAGAAGTTGTGGACAACGATTAAGGCTgccctccgcacctctctgattcagaggggttgggttaaatgtggaagacacatttcagttgaatgcattcagttgtacaactgactaggtatcctcctgTCTGTTGTGAACCTAAACTGTTAGCATATTTTGGGCCGAGACCTCATGGGGCAATAATAAGTTATTAGAAATGTAATATATATAGAAGTCCCAGTGATTTTGTCATTCAAATTCTAATTATGTCGTGGCTAAGAGCCTTTGTTGTTGCTTGCAGCTACATTTCAGTTCAGATTTGTGTTGAATGTTTAGTCCACCAGATGGCAAACTATGCCTAGTTTACAACAATATAGTAAGGCAGGCAGATCACTCCAGTTACAATGTTTTTGAAGTGCAGATCTAGGATTTAAACCTAATCCCAATCTCATCCCTCATCATTTTAAAGGTAATGATATACATTTACATTGGATTATCAGTTAGGGACATGCATACAACATGCAGAGTGGAGTGCTGCTATAAATTCTGAGCagtaagatacagtagatagctGTAGCTTAATTTAAAAAAGATAAGTGGTTGAAACTGTGATTAGAATTTATAAGTGATTAtttgaagaaaaaatatataatggtAGCTAGTTTTTTTATGAACTTGAAGGTACAACTATTGACACTTGTTGACACTTGTGAAGATAATAGTGTAATGAGGTTTGTGTGTAGCTTgtgtagaggagtcaggcgcaggacagcagatatgagtaaataaACGTAATTTACTCAAAATAGACAAATACACTACAATAAAGCGAGCCCACATAACAGACGTATTACATACAAACAATTACTcccaaacaaacatgggggaacagaggttTAAATAATGAAcgagtaattggggaattgaagccaggtgtgtaagacaaagacaaaacaaatggaaaatgaaaagtggatcggcgatggctagaaggccagtGACGTCGACCTCTgaacgccgcccaaacaaggagagggaccgatttcggcggaagtcgtgacaaatagTGTGTTTTCAAAATGATGTTTAGAAGAGACAATTGTCCACTCATCAATGTTATGAAATGGCTCtccaatgtacaaatggctactGATTTGCACCCACTGACCCTTTATGGGTTCAAACTTTATGACATCCTTCTGTACTTACTAACTGCATGGCTTGGTCTCTTGGTCTCCTATATGAATAAGTCACATTAATTTAATTAATAAAACCAGATTTTCAGAAATGCACTATGGTGAAAAACAGACTAAAATGAAAATTCATAATAATTTGAATTAAGAGGTGCATTCCATGTTGGCACGAAATGATTGTATCTGAAGTGATATAATGAAATCATGAGTGAAAAGGAAATGTTGAAGGGTCTATAATCCATAATCATATAATTTTAGGGGCAACTTGATTGATCAACGTTTCATAATAACTGATCAGAGATTCACATACAAGTGTCAGTATGACAAATCTAACATATCCAAACCTGCTTAGAGTATCTTCTTTCACTGAATACTTCTACATCACATTCCCTTACCTGactacaggaaacacagggaacaATGCAGGTAACATAGTGGGTAATAGCATTGAGCCAGAAATCAAAAGGTTGCTTGTTTGAATCCCCAAACCGACAAGTTGAAAAAACTATtaatgtgctcttgagcaaggcacttatctccagttgctctggataagattgactgaaatgtaaatatattgtaAAGCATGACAAGTTAACAAAACAATGACTACAAACCATATGGTATGTAGTAGCAGCAGCCATGCTTGCCTCAATTCCATAGGACCCCAAATGTTGTCACTTGTCTCTCTGGACACATTCAGTACATTCCTTTCCACTATGCCAGTTGCCTATTAAAGTAACTGCCAGTGCAGAGAAGGCTTGGGGACATTGTTTCAAGAAGAGGAATACATCACTATTGCAATGGCGCACCCCAATGATTCATGTAATTGCATTCATGTTCTCAAGTGAGACAGGGGTTCTCATTCAGTCGATGTTagatgattttttatttttttatttaacctttatttaactaggcaagtcagttaagaacaaattcttatttccaatgacggcctacaccggccaaacccggacaacactgggcgtattgtgcgccgccctatgggactcccaataacggccggttgtgatacaaccagggtgtctgtagtgatgcctctagcactgagatgtagtgccttagaccgctgggccGCTCGAGAGCACACAATAGCTTTGTTGTGTCATGTTATTTAGTATTCTGCAACATGACTCTTTCTGTTAGGTTTCTTTTAGGCTTTCTAAGTCACCATCCTCTACtagcgtgcgcgtgtgtgtgtgtgtgtgtgtatgtgcacacacacatacacacacatccatctcaACAGTGTAGAAAAATTATGAACATGTGTGGTGTAAGAcagaaaaaaatatgtttgaaGGATTCTCTTCATGTGAGGAGCTATAGCCCAAACCAAGAGGTCAGGAGAGGACAGTAGTGAGGGTCTGTCATTTGATATGGGTCAGTGAACTGGAGGTACAGTAGGGGATTTTATAGTATCAGTTCTGATTTTGTTCTGGAAATATGAGTTCTTTGTAACCATCATATTGATAATACATCTACCATATGAGAGTAAGGGCAGTACACCCTTACTTTAACATTGTTACCATACATTTTGATGTCTATTTGTTCTAAACATTTTGATGTTTATAATGTCTTATCATAGGCTTAtcctgtaactacatggtaataATGtagtatgtaggcctactgtccCTAGTTATTCCACTTTATGGGCTAGCTACTCTGTTATCACATATGTAATGTGTTAAATTGTGCAACATAAACAGATGACCATCATATCATCCTATGGCCATATGCCTTCACCCTAATTAACATAATACAAGAAAAGCTTGAATGAGAGTGACGTAGCTAGAAGGAAGTACCTCCCTGAGTGGGAGTGAGTGGCTCGCCTACGAGGGAGTGGACGAGGGGAAAGCTGAGGGCTACTGTAACTCACTGCATGAGAGGAGCGTCGCTGAAATCGTCTGAATACAATACACAAGTAACCTGCGCTTTTCTATCCGTATAAATCTTGGACCTTCTGTCTGAGTACTTCTGTTTGAGTTTTTTGTGCATTTCTCTGTGAAATAAGAGTAGGCTATTTCGAGAGCTGCCTTACAAATAATTTCTCTTCCGTCTTTCTGGGACTTTGTAGTTAATGTCTGAGGATTCAACCCCAGAACGCAATAATGTAACTGAATCAAAGACTTATTTTTTTCCCGGGACAAATAGGCCTAGCTACGCAGTGTTGATTGAAGCAACCGATTGAGACAGTCATACGCTCGTGTTCCAAGTGAGGATCAGCTCAAAGCATATCCAAAACGCATTACTGTTCCAATGGATTCCTGAAAAGGGGCGTACCATATGCAAGGACCAGACATTGCGGGCAGATCATTCTACTACATTCTGTACTGTAAAGTTGACTGGCTGCTGGAACTAGAAATGTATGTTAGAATAGCACCATTTCTTTGACCTGATTAAATATTTGAATGTGcatgtttttaaaagaaaacagtGTTTCCACATGCTCTTATTGGAATATTTGGAAATACGATTTGATtactttgtattattttctaccaCGGCTGGAACAAGCGTTGCTATGCAGATCATGCACTGTTGGCCAATGTTAGCGATACATTTGATCGTCTGACACCATATCTCATTTTAGGGGATATCTTTTAGGCTGTCTCAACCAACTATTGGAAATGTATTTTGCGTAAACAGCTTTTTGGATATAACAAAACCATGATGGCAAACGAGAATCCTTATAACAGTCGCTTTATTGTCGAAAAATACATCCATCACAAACTGTTGAAAGTGGGATTTGTATGGAAATTTCAAGGAGAAAACGATTCTCCAAATAATGGCTTTGGGGACCCCTCTACACCCAACTCCCCCGAAGTTTTTGCACGGAGGTCCCAGCCCACTGCCGCGGGAGAGGACACCGACTCTCCTTACCAAAACAGCAGTCCGCAACCTGACCCACATGCCAGGCTCCACAGGGTCCTGCGCGAGGCTGGTGGCGAGATTGAAAGAATGTATCAGCGGGACTTTGCAGAGATGTCGGGGCAGTTGCATTTTACACCCAGCACGGCACAGAGAAGGTTTACCGCTGTAATAGATGAGCTCTTCAGCGACGGGGTAAACTGGGGTCGGATTGTGGCTTTCTTTGAGTTTGGAGGGACAATGTGCGTGGAGAGCGTCAACCGGGAGATGACGTCCCAAGTAGACAACATCGCTCGTTGGATGACGGAGTACTTGAACGGACCCCTACAGAACTGGATCCAGGAGAATGGTGGCTGGGTATGTTTGTTAATAAATCATTCCGCATTTGCTCAGCCTCTATTACACCTATAGGCATATATGCATCAGTTGCAAATGCATCAGTAGTAAGCACATAAACTTACAGTGGATCAATTCCTTCAGGGGAGCATGCACCTGACCCTACCATTACCTCTGTCTCGCAACAAATTAGACTACTACCGTTGTCTAACATTTGGGTTCCAATGTCAGCCAACCCTGTTATCACGATGGGGACAGTATAGACCTACATGGATTGATAATTGTCTGTTTTTGCTGTCCCTGTTCTCCTGGCCGATATTTCAGTCAGTCAAGGGAAACCCTACACCTAGTCTGACTGAAGGTCAATCACACACTGAATGAGCTTGACTGCATTTTACTCTGTAATTTGTTTGCCAGATGTTTGGAAACGGCTGACATAATTTCTCTCCCCCAACATGTGTGCTTTGAGTTGAACTACTACACAGAATGATGTCTTCAAAGAGAAACTTGGCGTGTTTCCACCATTCCAGTTTGAATGAATGAACAGAGCGTTTCCCTATTTAGCTTCCACATCAAATGGAGAAAAAAAGCCTCCCCTGTTTCAGTGTCTCCTCTTAGTTCTTTACATCCTGTCCGTCTGTTTTACTGCTTCGCTCGAGTATTGAATAATTTATGGCTGAAATTAGAACAGGCACACCATGCTTTCATACACTCCCATCTTGGTGTAGTAGAATCTATGTCTAGGTTACCATAATCACGAATGCACTCCTCATTTGGTAGTTAATTCACCCTCTTTTTCTTTGATTGATAATTTGCATAATCACGGATGAGCAAATGAACTGCTCAAATAGAGAAGCAATGGTTACAGGGACATGATGACCAAATCAGTTCCATGGCTGCGTCCCCGTGCGCCATCATGCGCATGCTGATTTTATCTATCCTCACCAGACGCATTCATGACACGCAGATTAAAATACCAAGACCAACTATGAACCAACAATAATTCATTAAGGGAGAGGTCAAAACACATTTGAAACATCTAtgtacatttagctaacatttagctagcttgctgttgctagctaatttgtttcgggttgttattttacctgaaatgcatatGGTCCTTTTTTTCCCTGGAACTTTGTAGAATGTTGACCAattttgagtcacacaaaatgtgtgttttctactccgacaattaatccacgtATAAAAGTGCAAACCTAGTTAGTTTTTATTTGGTTTTCTTTGATTAATATTGCCTTGTACATTCTTATTCTATGGATTTTATATGggggttggcaaccaactttaaggtgcataaccgccaccaactggactggagtggggacctcagttcatctttcaatcacccacgtgtgTATATGCTGGTTTAAACCAATGAGTagatgggagaggtgggactTGCAGTGCGTCTAAAATATAACTCTATTTTAGCGTCTGGCTGTGCAGTCGCCTGTTGGCGCGTGCTTGTTTCAA carries:
- the LOC112232698 gene encoding apoptosis regulator Bcl-2-like; the protein is MMANENPYNSRFIVEKYIHHKLLKVGFVWKFQGENDSPNNGFGDPSTPNSPEVFARRSQPTAAGEDTDSPYQNSSPQPDPHARLHRVLREAGGEIERMYQRDFAEMSGQLHFTPSTAQRRFTAVIDELFSDGVNWGRIVAFFEFGGTMCVESVNREMTSQVDNIARWMTEYLNGPLQNWIQENGGWDAFVEIYEQQRISHSWSYLKTVFGLAALGAAGVTIGALFTQK